A single region of the Salicibibacter cibi genome encodes:
- a CDS encoding metal ABC transporter solute-binding protein, Zn/Mn family, giving the protein MKPYVYVIFLALGLMLVGCQVEETEEEGAETESEENAGDTLSIYTSLYVLEDFSEKIGGEFVEAESVYPPNADAHTYEPSSNDMVQIAESDAFIYSGLTGMEPFADTVDDALADEDVHIIPAAENIDLRGEDHDDGEDDANGNDDDHQAPEDVDIEGLADHYHTGDDVSLIAELDEDVDYDHWHWYSRDDEEDEWETVSDQETEEYEAPAEDGQELMAVLFDDDHEAYAQSAPVAIEIDDHDDENGNEEDHDHGHEEDDDDNGNGNDQQASEDVEIEGLLDHYHTGDDVSLTAEVNEDVDYDHWHWYSRDGEDEEWEEVSDQDTEEYEAPAENGQELMAVLFDDDHEAYAQSAPVTIEIDDHDGEGGDGDPHIFLDPVRSIELAENIKDELVELMPEEEAYFEDNFEQLSAGLENVDQELQHVFDEADHNQIIVSHAAYGYWEERYGLEQLSVHGLSSTEEPSQSDLAELVNTAEANDLEYVIFENNVSSNITEVIQNEIGAESLIMRNMESISEDDLEAGEDYFSMMEMNIETLEVALND; this is encoded by the coding sequence ATGAAGCCTTATGTATACGTAATATTTTTAGCGTTGGGATTGATGCTTGTCGGTTGTCAAGTTGAAGAAACGGAGGAAGAGGGTGCGGAGACTGAATCCGAAGAAAATGCCGGAGATACGCTTTCCATTTACACTTCCCTTTATGTACTGGAAGATTTTTCAGAAAAAATTGGGGGAGAATTTGTAGAGGCAGAAAGTGTCTATCCGCCGAATGCAGATGCCCATACTTATGAGCCTTCTTCGAATGACATGGTGCAAATTGCGGAATCAGATGCCTTTATTTATTCTGGTTTAACAGGGATGGAACCGTTCGCGGATACGGTGGATGATGCGCTTGCTGACGAAGATGTTCACATCATTCCGGCCGCAGAAAACATCGATTTACGTGGAGAAGACCACGATGATGGGGAAGACGATGCGAATGGAAACGATGACGATCACCAAGCGCCGGAAGATGTCGATATTGAAGGCTTAGCGGATCATTATCATACAGGCGATGATGTTTCGCTTATTGCCGAGTTGGATGAAGACGTCGATTATGATCACTGGCATTGGTATTCCCGTGATGATGAGGAGGATGAGTGGGAGACGGTGTCGGACCAAGAGACCGAAGAATATGAAGCCCCGGCCGAAGACGGTCAAGAGCTGATGGCTGTGCTGTTTGATGATGACCACGAAGCTTATGCCCAATCGGCGCCGGTGGCCATTGAGATCGATGATCATGATGACGAGAATGGCAATGAAGAGGACCATGATCACGGCCATGAAGAAGACGATGACGACAATGGGAATGGCAACGATCAGCAAGCATCGGAAGATGTAGAGATTGAAGGATTACTTGATCATTACCATACGGGCGATGATGTTTCGCTAACTGCTGAGGTGAATGAAGACGTTGACTATGACCATTGGCACTGGTACTCCCGTGATGGTGAAGATGAAGAATGGGAGGAAGTATCGGACCAAGATACCGAAGAATATGAAGCTCCGGCCGAAAACGGTCAAGAGCTGATGGCTGTGCTGTTTGATGATGACCACGAAGCTTATGCCCAATCGGCGCCAGTGACCATTGAGATCGATGACCATGATGGGGAAGGCGGCGATGGTGATCCGCATATTTTCCTCGACCCTGTACGAAGCATTGAATTGGCGGAAAACATTAAAGATGAACTGGTTGAATTAATGCCGGAGGAAGAAGCCTATTTTGAAGATAATTTTGAGCAGTTGAGCGCAGGGTTAGAAAATGTTGATCAAGAATTGCAACACGTTTTTGATGAAGCTGATCATAACCAAATCATTGTCTCACACGCTGCATATGGCTATTGGGAAGAAAGGTACGGGCTCGAGCAACTGAGCGTTCACGGTCTTTCTTCTACCGAAGAACCTTCGCAATCCGACCTGGCTGAATTAGTCAATACCGCTGAAGCGAATGACTTGGAATATGTTATCTTTGAAAACAATGTGAGCAGTAACATAACCGAAGTGATCCAAAATGAAATTGGAGCGGAAAGTTTGATCATGCGGAATATGGAAAGCATCTCTGAAGACGACCTTGAAGCAGGTGAAGATTACTTCAGTATGATGGAAATGAACATTGAAACATTGGAAGTTGCATTAAATGATTAA